The Athalia rosae chromosome 4, iyAthRosa1.1, whole genome shotgun sequence DNA segment ttttacaaaaactaaaattttctgatgtctgtgtttttttttcccatgtaTCTGAATGCATatcattttttgaacttgatgaaacttcGTCAATGCCTTGAAGGGTCTCATAAATTATGCTCAGTCCACTAATTCACGCCAAAAGTCAAGACTTTCAAGCTAGGATTTATAAACAAAATCCATGGCCACAAAAACGTCTTGAAAATTCGAGATTTCATCTTCTAGCGGGTTGCGCTCGAGCGCTCTCGATTTCGTTCGTACTGCAACCGCCGCGCGGCGTAACGCCTCACGCCCTGCGCTCGCACCACGCTcagctttctcgcaccaaaatccacaTCTATAAAACATTAGGGTAATGTACTCCGCACGGAGTTCGGTGTCGAGCTCCGGCTCACCCAATCAAAAGGAATGAAGACTTCACTTCTCCCACTACCCAATTTTTATACGTGCGACAGACGTCTTGACCGCCGGCACGTGCCAGaatttaaacaaaatttatggctttttaataggtgatgaagtgtgaaatcacagctttgattttttttctgctcccattGTGggcaggtgtcagacgagctgtcaacacCTGACGAAGATgttgttcacacctcgtaaatTACCCCTTTGATCCTCTCAAGTGGCGGCATTCCTTGCAGTGATTTTTCCGCGAATTTCTATATGACCGTTTAGGgaagtaaatatgtacaaaTGCTGTACATGCTTGTATAGTTCAGAGTACACTGAAAGAATTCATTACTGTCACGTATAGCCACACTAAAGCATACGTCTGTAGTTCAGAATCGGAGGCCCCAAGTGTacaggatataaaaaaaatttagaaattttttttttcgtacattaCGCTATAGTACATCATGAGAGGGGGTGACAGACATCATTCGGTAATTTCCGAGCTCACGATAGTCAaaacaacttttttgtttcgaaattattaatatttgaaTTATATCTTCGTATTAAATTGAGCAGTTCATCACCAACACTTGTTGTTTCGCAactaaaaaatggagatatcctGATTGGTTCTAATCTCAGCCTAATTCAGTCAATTGGTTTAATTTTCGGCCTTAAAATCAAGAAACATTCCTTGGAGTACCCTTACGGATTTTTTCTTGGACATCAACTTTTTAGAATAGAAGCTGGAAGATATTAGAATTTCTACGATTTTGGAGCTCGAATTTACATCTTTTCCAAATCGTTTGCGTAACCCGTGTCCGTCGTATTTTAAATTAAGTGATCACTTTTTTCAGAAGAAAACTTTCCTATTTTTGAACTACGGATATAATTAAACTGTGTTTGGTAAAGTATTATATAATAGTTATTCATTGAATCACTGACGGATACAGGAACCATACATCGTTCTCTTGATCAGCCTATCGCTATGGTAAGTTACTAAGCGCCAGTGGGTAACTACataggtattatatgtatgtatactaccCTTAGTTCCCAAAGCTGATATACGTAGTATATAACACACAAATACAATTCATTCTTTGTACGTACGAGGATAGAACTAGATTAACctacatgaaaaaaatggatattgGGATTTTTGCGAACTTGTACTCTCGTGTAAGCAGCGATTTACCATTTCAGAGTTACTATTTTAAAATTTGCTCAGCAATACTGAAAACGTCTCATGAAACCACGTTGTACATCAATGTTGACTGACTTCAATCGATTTCCTCATCTGTATGCTTACGTGAAATATGGAAAGTACAAGTGCTTCGTCAAAAAACGCCCGCCTCGTGATTCCTTGATTGATTTCGATATTTATGAAACTATTCTTCtatttcattgtaaaattactaTTTGGTAAACCTAACATACGTTATACAATTAATAATGCAAAGTTTTTGTCTTTCACAGCTCACATGGCATCAACTTGACGCTCATCATTTTTCCTTATAATCGTCCAGTCCATTCACTCATCGCAGATTCTATAGTAGCAATTGATTGTTTGCTCGTAATCGTCAAGTCCGTTAAAGTCAAATGTCTCGTGGAACAGACTTTCGACGTGTTTAACATCAAATCGGGAACCACTCCCCCGCGATATCGGAAAACGACGTTTTAGAAACGTCGTTTAACTCGAGGTACTTGTTGTCGGCGGTGAGGCAGAGAAGCTTGTCCAATTGCTGTCGTAACACCGTAAAAGTTGGCCGATCCCTAGGCTTCTCGATCCAACAGGAAAGCATCAGATTGTATCtagatttgagaaaaagacAACGCGTCGTGGCGGCAAAATCGCTGTAGCGAAAAATCTATAAGTATTTCTAATTCATCGGACTGGAACTTACAGAGCAGCGCTGCAGTTTGGCGGCCGTTCCATCCTGTAACCGGATCGCAATCGCTTCAGAATTTCATTAGCTGGAATCCCCGGATATGGACTACTTCCCAGAGTGACGATTTCCCACAGGAGGATTCCAAAGGACCAACTGAAGcggttgataaaattattgagaattagaaaaatgatCCCTCAGAACGTACTCGAGATTCAGTACTCACACGTCACTGTACGTGCTGTAGACCTGATGTGTGAGCGCCTCAATGGCCAACCACTTCACGGGAAGTCGTCCGTTTCCCtgttttttatatacattctCTTGATAGATATCCCTGCTCAGTCCAAAATCTGATATCTTGACGGTACGGTCCTCGCAAACGAGCACGTTTCTTGCCGCTAGATCACGGTGAACGACTCTATTCGACGAGAGAAACTCCTACAGCAAATCACACGTGAAATCTATCAATTGGTTCGATATAGGATGAGATGAAAGAAATCTCTTACCATTCCCGTGGCAATCTGACGACCGAAATTTAGAAGATCGGTTACCGTGACCGTCTCGGTGGCGTTGGAAGAATCTAAGCAAACAGAAAGAACGTGTAATGGAAATGTATATTTTGATTCGGCGGatctttaagaatttttttcctcgctcaCCTTGATCGAGATCGTAGCCACGATTTGCTACAGAACTCGTAACGCGAACATCTTCGCTCACTGCTGTATGAAACGATATCGTGCAGATTGTAAGTTAAAATTAttatggcaaaaaaaattaaatgcatacgcatatatacgtacgagacGAGGATAAATCCTTCTTTCGTTCATCTCCGACCGGAACTCCGTTGGGGCTAGAGGAAGGCGGGGTCGTTTCGTAGCGATTTCTCGATGTGATCACCGACACGGTGGCTTCTTCGTGTATCTGTAGACCACGATCTGGATCGTTAATACCGGGATATCGAGTTTCCACTCCCATGGTGTTTTTTCGAAGACTCACCgcacgcaaaaaaaaaagtaaatcacCCTTTGAGCAGAATTCCACGATTAAAAAAGGCCGCGGTTTTATCGTGCAGCACCCCACCAAAGAAACGATGTTCGGATGCTGGCCGACTGACTTCATCATTCTTATCTCGCGTTCAAAATCTCTGAGATCCTCCGCGCTCGGATTTtctgtgataaaaattgatgaattaaaGAATACAAACGTATGATTGTAAAATCGATCATTCGTCACGGTGTACACTCGGGCAGACATACCTCGGAGCATTTTTACGGCCACATCCGTGTAGTGTCCACGATTATCTCTGAGACTTCCAAGCCTCACGATCCCGAAGGCACCCCTCCCGAGAACCCGTTTGATCTCCAATAGTTCCGGATCAATCTCATACTCGTCCATTGCGGTCAGCAGACTCTTGACTATATGGAGGGTGgaggcatagatatattgaactatacGCTGCTTTACTTACAGAATTACGTAATACCCCATGATTCGCTCAACAGGTCAATATATCTGTGGTGGAGACAAGGGGAGACGACTCGTGtgggactttgaatattttaaccctgaatttcaaaagtttctaaacattaatttttcttgGCGTTCTATTTCTACGCAGACGATTGCGTTTACTTTGAAAACGAATGTCCCCGATCATTTGAAAATCATGTTCGTCATTTGGAAAAAGACAGATGATTAATAATTGAGGGAAATTGATGAGCTATTCACTTGGCAGATATGTTtactcattttcatttttgtttcttgaatTGACTTTAAACGATTTGGAAAATCGATTCGaggatatttgaatatttgagGAGGAAAAGTCCTGATTAATGTATAGATATCGTGTTTTCGCAGatatcgttgactgaagatcagATTTTCAGTCAACTGGAAAAACTATTTTccaaacaataaaatatccaCGAATCGATTTTCCAAATCGTTTAGAACCTCTACCCTCCATACTCTTAACTCCAACTACGAATGGCTCTGGATCTCCGACGTCCTTTATCATCTCCCGAGCCGCATCCTTCTGATCTGGACTCTGATAAGGAGCGATCAGATGTCCTTCCGTTATATTCTAATCGTGATGAAAATGTTttgttagaaagaaaaaaaatcattaccaTCTGTGGCGGGCGGGCGACTTGTGTAGGGAAAAGGCGTACAAAACGGCCTAGGCGGGTAAAACGATATCTATTCTTTTCAAAACCGTAAACAAAGATTCGATGATTGATTTTGTAACTAGTACATCATTTCGTGCGCCTCTCCTCTACATTATAACTAGGATCACcttgaaattattcgatctcgTTTCCCTAACATTCCGTCTCCCATGCCTGTGATAAGCGCAAGCTACGGTCCCGACAACGATTGCCACGATTGCCAGTAGGGTCATCACGATGGTCCCGGTTTTCGAGATGATCAGTTCTTTTGAATTACCACAattagattattttcaatctgcAGATACATCAGAGTAGTTTAATCTAATTCATTTCCTCCCCacacataattatataaataaccGATAGTTGGTATACCAATAATCTTTTATTTCGAACGATTACCTCTTGACACGTTCGTAGATTTTGGCTCCGCGCGAAAATTTGCCCTTACATATTTGCCGAGTCCGCCTGCGGACGAACCCCCGATGGCCACGTCATATTGCGACGGAATTTGGACCTCCGTAAAAATTGCTTCAGTCGAATTctacgagatgaaaattttttgtggacattcgcacacgtacgctcgacgatcgaacgaaaagcAACAAAACAAATTGTGATTAACTTAAAAACTCACCCCGGAAACATTGCACGTCAAAAGATGTCCCGAAATAATGTCTATCGGGTGAAGATAGACCACGAAAAAATCGGGTATTAATTTTGGTTCGTCCCACGTCACGATAACGTTGTAAGTATTATTTCCCAATGGTATCGCCTCTGCGTTCAGACCCGTCACTTCAGGAGGTGCTAATCGCAGAGcacatgtatattattgtataattgCAGGTGACTTATGAGAACATAATTTATAACGTTTGATATCAGATATTGGGCTTACCGCACATGGTTAAATTCCCATAAATTTCTAAACACGTAGGTGTGCGTACGATCATCGACGTTTTGGTGCTGGTCGAACTACTCCGAGTCAGCGCCGCTGCCTGTATGGTATATTCGACGCCAAGTTCTAAGCCCTCGAAATTCGCTTCGAAGATCGTTGGCTGATTGACAAAAATTCACATATTCTTAACTctaagtttttcttttcattagaGATACGAAAATTACTCGGTTACCTCCTGCAGCGTTATCAATTTATTGATATTCACGACGGTTCGGCATATCACCTCGTAAACGCAGCTTCGTTCTTGAAacaggaatagaaaaaaaaataaaagatttacATAAACGTACACCTTCGCGTTATATCTTATCCGTAACGTTTCTCGATTGGATAACTTACCTTTGTTCGGTGTAAAACTAACTACTAATCTCATACGCAGTGGATTTTCGGAATCGACTTCAAGGCTTTTTTGCGATACTTGTTCAACGCCGCTAGGTATGTAAGCGTCTGGAATTATACGAGCGTATTCATATAGATATAACGAGTCCGATACCGTCGACGAAAGCTTTTCAGAAAATGAGATATTATTTCAAGGATTATATTTGCGAGTGTGTTGCACGGgcacggtatacctatgtacctttCTTAGTCTCGATCCAGTCGGTTTCTTCGGGCTTAGAGAACCCGTCGATGAAGATGCGATGTAAACGAAATTGATAGCGTGTGCCTGGCGACAAGCCCGTGATCGATTCCTTGGTCAAGTTAGtctataaaaagaaatatacgaTCTCGTCTCCAGTCAATCTGACGaaatcctttcttttcttttttttttttttttctttcaaatcacTCTTAAGAAGCGAAAACGCGTAAAAAAcactcgatttttaaaatatgacGCTCTTTATGCGACTGACAAATGTACATTCATACTTACTATCAGCGGATCACTCCAGTTtccaaatttcattcgtcgatcTATAATGAATAATCCAGGACTATGAGTGATAGCGATGTATTCCACGTCTTGACATACGAGGGTAAAATTTGCCTGTGCTTCTTCGTCGAGCGCTGACgaccgatcaaaaaattaatataaatattaactGCGCGtgatttttcgatcgtcgtaacaaaaaaaaaaaaaaaatttcaaaaatcttctggACGAGTGTAACCGACGgtataaaacgaacgaagagaGGGAAACAACaagaaattcttttatttcgaacTCTGCCTGTTTTTTGCCCACGAACGACAACATGGTTCAGATTCAGATCGCGACGACTCGCCATAAAAAGGAAACggtttaacaaaaaaatgccGGTGGTGGGGCTTTTTAATACGACAGAACGATACGCTCTAAACTCGTAGAATGTAGGACATTTGTTAACTCGTCACGTAGAACCGCTTCCCGAAATATAAGTGAGTGCGCGAACGTCAAAAACTATGGCATATGATTAAACACGGTGACTGATTCTCAACCGAAAGTCCGACTCGTCTGATAAATCCCATTATGCTAATATTTCACGTCTACATAGGTATGTTTCAGGCCAGTCGCCCGATAATCCTTCCTTCCGAATACTTTGGTTCAACGTACCGCGCCTCTGTccaaagaattttccaagatttgttcgatatttatttttttcatttcacctgcACATTCAGCGATACGAAACGAGTGATTTTTTATACGAGGTAAATCGATAGACAGTTCTTacctttgatattttttggtttctggGTACAATTCCTCATACACTCTAtctgaaaaatattagaaGTGCATTGGTTCGATTGAATAATTGTTTGGTTTGAagggaatgttttttttttttttccagcgatTCCATTAAAACGCAAGGTagtaaattttcctttcagtattgaataaaatacacCGCATTCTTGTTGTTCAAATTAATGATGCGGACTTTAGATTCTATGGAAGCACGTGCTCCGCACAGAAATTGCTGTTAAAAGGTCGTTCAATTCGGTCATGGCGTGCGATaggtatatattcgtatagtCCGATTATTCCGCTATATCCAAATAAGTAAGAGTTAACCACGtaagatttataataatgacgGCGGAATATCGGATAGGAATACAACTGCACCAAAACCGTTGATTATTTACGAACGAATATatgtttataaaatataactgAAGGGCGTCGTACAataaactatacatatagtttaCTCACATCCGTTAAATACCCGTATACGCTATATAACTAGTGAGAAAACGTGCTACTACAGCGGCGTCTATTTTAATAACGCAACACcgagtataatattttatgtaGATGCGGATacataggtattatataccgtgtacatgtattattataccatATAGGTACGCTATTCCTTAGCTCGCTCGTTCTTCgattcatatttattcatcgaaatTCAATCCGTCTACGCTCCCATAGCCGACAGCGTCGcgcgaatttttattattatcacgattatcataattttcagtattttttttttttctttcgatatttccttttttttactc contains these protein-coding regions:
- the LOC105689540 gene encoding tyrosine-protein kinase receptor torso isoform X6, yielding MQSFKSTTMSWFATFVLLVLQGVAVTFCELTFDDALLLATCILECEDIECMRNCTQKPKNIKALDEEAQANFTLVCQDVEYIAITHSPGLFIIDRRMKFGNWSDPLITNLTKESITGLSPGTRYQFRLHRIFIDGFSKPEETDWIETKKDAYIPSGVEQVSQKSLEVDSENPLRMRLVVSFTPNKERSCVYEVICRTVVNINKLITLQEPTIFEANFEGLELGVEYTIQAAALTRSSSTSTKTSMIVRTPTCLEIYGNLTMCAPPEVTGLNAEAIPLGNNTYNVIVTWDEPKLIPDFFVVYLHPIDIISGHLLTCNVSGNSTEAIFTEVQIPSQYDVAIGGSSAGGLGKYVRANFRAEPKSTNVSRELIISKTGTIVMTLLAIVAIVVGTVACAYHRHGRRNVRETRSNNFKNITEGHLIAPYQSPDQKDAAREMIKDVGDPEPFVVGVKSMEGRVKSLLTAMDEYEIDPELLEIKRVLGRGAFGIVRLGSLRDNRGHYTDVAVKMLRENPSAEDLRDFEREIRMMKSVGQHPNIVSLVGCCTIKPRPFLIVEFCSKGDLLFFLRAIHEEATVSVITSRNRYETTPPSSSPNGVPVGDERKKDLSSSLSEDVRVTSSVANRGYDLDQDSSNATETVTVTDLLNFGRQIATGMEFLSSNRVVHRDLAARNVLVCEDRTVKISDFGLSRDIYQENVYKKQGNGRLPVKWLAIEALTHQVYSTYSDVWSFGILLWEIVTLGSSPYPGIPANEILKRLRSGYRMERPPNCSAALYNLMLSCWIEKPRDRPTFTVLRQQLDKLLCLTADNKYLELNDVSKTSFSDIAGEWFPI
- the LOC105689540 gene encoding tyrosine-protein kinase receptor torso isoform X3 → MQSFKSTTMSWFATFVLLVLQGVAVTFCELTFDDALLLATCILECEDIECMRNCTQKPKNIKALDEEAQANFTLVCQDVEYIAITHSPGLFIIDRRMKFGNWSDPLITNLTKESITGLSPGTRYQFRLHRIFIDGFSKPEETDWIETKKDAYIPSGVEQVSQKSLEVDSENPLRMRLVVSFTPNKERSCVYEVICRTVVNINKLITLQEPTIFEANFEGLELGVEYTIQAAALTRSSSTSTKTSMIVRTPTCLEIYGNLTMCAPPEVTGLNAEAIPLGNNTYNVIVTWDEPKLIPDFFVVYLHPIDIISGHLLTCNVSGNSTEAIFTEVQIPSQYDVAIGGSSAGGLGKYVRANFRAEPKSTNVSRELIISKTGTIVMTLLAIVAIVVGTVACAYHRHGRRNVRETRSNNFKNITEGHLIAPYQSPDQKDAAREMIKDVGDPEPFVVGVKSMEVKSLLTAMDEYEIDPELLEIKRVLGRGAFGIVRLGSLRDNRGHYTDVAVKMLRENPSAEDLRDFEREIRMMKSVGQHPNIVSLVGCCTIKPRPFLIVEFCSKGDLLFFLRAVSLRKNTMGVETRYPGINDPDRGLQIHEEATVSVITSRNRYETTPPSSSPNGVPVGDERKKDLSSSPVSEDVRVTSSVANRGYDLDQDSSNATETVTVTDLLNFGRQIATGMEFLSSNRVVHRDLAARNVLVCEDRTVKISDFGLSRDIYQENVYKKQGNGRLPVKWLAIEALTHQVYSTYSDVWSFGILLWEIVTLGSSPYPGIPANEILKRLRSGYRMERPPNCSAALYNLMLSCWIEKPRDRPTFTVLRQQLDKLLCLTADNKYLELNDVSKTSFSDIAGEWFPI
- the LOC105689540 gene encoding tyrosine-protein kinase receptor torso isoform X7, with protein sequence MRNCTQKPKNIKALDEEAQANFTLVCQDVEYIAITHSPGLFIIDRRMKFGNWSDPLITNLTKESITGLSPGTRYQFRLHRIFIDGFSKPEETDWIETKKDAYIPSGVEQVSQKSLEVDSENPLRMRLVVSFTPNKERSCVYEVICRTVVNINKLITLQEPTIFEANFEGLELGVEYTIQAAALTRSSSTSTKTSMIVRTPTCLEIYGNLTMCAPPEVTGLNAEAIPLGNNTYNVIVTWDEPKLIPDFFVVYLHPIDIISGHLLTCNVSGNSTEAIFTEVQIPSQYDVAIGGSSAGGLGKYVRANFRAEPKSTNVSRELIISKTGTIVMTLLAIVAIVVGTVACAYHRHGRRNVRETRSNNFKNITEGHLIAPYQSPDQKDAAREMIKDVGDPEPFVVGVKSMEGRVKSLLTAMDEYEIDPELLEIKRVLGRGAFGIVRLGSLRDNRGHYTDVAVKMLRENPSAEDLRDFEREIRMMKSVGQHPNIVSLVGCCTIKPRPFLIVEFCSKGDLLFFLRAVSLRKNTMGVETRYPGINDPDRGLQIHEEATVSVITSRNRYETTPPSSSPNGVPVGDERKKDLSSSPVSEDVRVTSSVANRGYDLDQDSSNATETVTVTDLLNFGRQIATGMEFLSSNRVVHRDLAARNVLVCEDRTVKISDFGLSRDIYQENVYKKQGNGRLPVKWLAIEALTHQVYSTYSDVWSFGILLWEIVTLGSSPYPGIPANEILKRLRSGYRMERPPNCSAALYNLMLSCWIEKPRDRPTFTVLRQQLDKLLCLTADNKYLELNDVSKTSFSDIAGEWFPI
- the LOC105689540 gene encoding tyrosine-protein kinase receptor torso isoform X2, producing MQSFKSTTMSWFATFVLLVLQGVAVTFCELTFDDALLLATCILECEDIECMRNCTQKPKNIKALDEEAQANFTLVCQDVEYIAITHSPGLFIIDRRMKFGNWSDPLITNLTKESITGLSPGTRYQFRLHRIFIDGFSKPEETDWIETKKDAYIPSGVEQVSQKSLEVDSENPLRMRLVVSFTPNKERSCVYEVICRTVVNINKLITLQEPTIFEANFEGLELGVEYTIQAAALTRSSSTSTKTSMIVRTPTCLEIYGNLTMCAPPEVTGLNAEAIPLGNNTYNVIVTWDEPKLIPDFFVVYLHPIDIISGHLLTCNVSGNSTEAIFTEVQIPSQYDVAIGGSSAGGLGKYVRANFRAEPKSTNVSRELIISKTGTIVMTLLAIVAIVVGTVACAYHRHGRRNVRETRSNNFKNITEGHLIAPYQSPDQKDAAREMIKDVGDPEPFVVGVKSMEGRVKSLLTAMDEYEIDPELLEIKRVLGRGAFGIVRLGSLRDNRGHYTDVAVKMLRENPSAEDLRDFEREIRMMKSVGQHPNIVSLVGCCTIKPRPFLIVEFCSKGDLLFFLRAVSLRKNTMGVETRYPGINDPDRGLQIHEEATVSVITSRNRYETTPPSSSPNGVPVGDERKKDLSSSLSEDVRVTSSVANRGYDLDQDSSNATETVTVTDLLNFGRQIATGMEFLSSNRVVHRDLAARNVLVCEDRTVKISDFGLSRDIYQENVYKKQGNGRLPVKWLAIEALTHQVYSTYSDVWSFGILLWEIVTLGSSPYPGIPANEILKRLRSGYRMERPPNCSAALYNLMLSCWIEKPRDRPTFTVLRQQLDKLLCLTADNKYLELNDVSKTSFSDIAGEWFPI
- the LOC105689540 gene encoding tyrosine-protein kinase receptor torso isoform X5; the protein is MQSFKSTTMSWFATFVLLVLQGVAVTFCELTFDDALLLATCILECEDIECMRNCTQKPKNIKALDEEAQANFTLVCQDVEYIAITHSPGLFIIDRRMKFGNWSDPLITNLTKESITGLSPGTRYQFRLHRIFIDGFSKPEETDWIETKKDAYIPSGVEQVSQKSLEVDSENPLRMRLVVSFTPNKERSCVYEVICRTVVNINKLITLQEPTIFEANFEGLELGVEYTIQAAALTRSSSTSTKTSMIVRTPTCLEIYGNLTMCAPPEVTGLNAEAIPLGNNTYNVIVTWDEPKLIPDFFVVYLHPIDIISGHLLTCNVSGNSTEAIFTEVQIPSQYDVAIGGSSAGGLGKYVRANFRAEPKSTNVSRELIISKTGTIVMTLLAIVAIVVGTVACAYHRHGRRNVRETRSNNFKNITEGHLIAPYQSPDQKDAAREMIKDVGDPEPFVVGVKSMEGRVKSLLTAMDEYEIDPELLEIKRVLGRGAFGIVRLGSLRDNRGHYTDVAVKMLRENPSAEDLRDFEREIRMMKSVGQHPNIVSLVGCCTIKPRPFLIVEFCSKGDLLFFLRAIHEEATVSVITSRNRYETTPPSSSPNGVPVGDERKKDLSSSPVSEDVRVTSSVANRGYDLDQDSSNATETVTVTDLLNFGRQIATGMEFLSSNRVVHRDLAARNVLVCEDRTVKISDFGLSRDIYQENVYKKQGNGRLPVKWLAIEALTHQVYSTYSDVWSFGILLWEIVTLGSSPYPGIPANEILKRLRSGYRMERPPNCSAALYNLMLSCWIEKPRDRPTFTVLRQQLDKLLCLTADNKYLELNDVSKTSFSDIAGEWFPI
- the LOC105689540 gene encoding tyrosine-protein kinase receptor torso isoform X8, producing MRLVVSFTPNKERSCVYEVICRTVVNINKLITLQEPTIFEANFEGLELGVEYTIQAAALTRSSSTSTKTSMIVRTPTCLEIYGNLTMCAPPEVTGLNAEAIPLGNNTYNVIVTWDEPKLIPDFFVVYLHPIDIISGHLLTCNVSGNSTEAIFTEVQIPSQYDVAIGGSSAGGLGKYVRANFRAEPKSTNVSRELIISKTGTIVMTLLAIVAIVVGTVACAYHRHGRRNVRETRSNNFKNITEGHLIAPYQSPDQKDAAREMIKDVGDPEPFVVGVKSMEGRVKSLLTAMDEYEIDPELLEIKRVLGRGAFGIVRLGSLRDNRGHYTDVAVKMLRENPSAEDLRDFEREIRMMKSVGQHPNIVSLVGCCTIKPRPFLIVEFCSKGDLLFFLRAVSLRKNTMGVETRYPGINDPDRGLQIHEEATVSVITSRNRYETTPPSSSPNGVPVGDERKKDLSSSPVSEDVRVTSSVANRGYDLDQDSSNATETVTVTDLLNFGRQIATGMEFLSSNRVVHRDLAARNVLVCEDRTVKISDFGLSRDIYQENVYKKQGNGRLPVKWLAIEALTHQVYSTYSDVWSFGILLWEIVTLGSSPYPGIPANEILKRLRSGYRMERPPNCSAALYNLMLSCWIEKPRDRPTFTVLRQQLDKLLCLTADNKYLELNDVSKTSFSDIAGEWFPI
- the LOC105689540 gene encoding tyrosine-protein kinase receptor torso isoform X1, producing MQSFKSTTMSWFATFVLLVLQGVAVTFCELTFDDALLLATCILECEDIECMRNCTQKPKNIKALDEEAQANFTLVCQDVEYIAITHSPGLFIIDRRMKFGNWSDPLITNLTKESITGLSPGTRYQFRLHRIFIDGFSKPEETDWIETKKDAYIPSGVEQVSQKSLEVDSENPLRMRLVVSFTPNKERSCVYEVICRTVVNINKLITLQEPTIFEANFEGLELGVEYTIQAAALTRSSSTSTKTSMIVRTPTCLEIYGNLTMCAPPEVTGLNAEAIPLGNNTYNVIVTWDEPKLIPDFFVVYLHPIDIISGHLLTCNVSGNSTEAIFTEVQIPSQYDVAIGGSSAGGLGKYVRANFRAEPKSTNVSRELIISKTGTIVMTLLAIVAIVVGTVACAYHRHGRRNVRETRSNNFKNITEGHLIAPYQSPDQKDAAREMIKDVGDPEPFVVGVKSMEGRVKSLLTAMDEYEIDPELLEIKRVLGRGAFGIVRLGSLRDNRGHYTDVAVKMLRENPSAEDLRDFEREIRMMKSVGQHPNIVSLVGCCTIKPRPFLIVEFCSKGDLLFFLRAVSLRKNTMGVETRYPGINDPDRGLQIHEEATVSVITSRNRYETTPPSSSPNGVPVGDERKKDLSSSPVSEDVRVTSSVANRGYDLDQDSSNATETVTVTDLLNFGRQIATGMEFLSSNRVVHRDLAARNVLVCEDRTVKISDFGLSRDIYQENVYKKQGNGRLPVKWLAIEALTHQVYSTYSDVWSFGILLWEIVTLGSSPYPGIPANEILKRLRSGYRMERPPNCSAALYNLMLSCWIEKPRDRPTFTVLRQQLDKLLCLTADNKYLELNDVSKTSFSDIAGEWFPI
- the LOC105689540 gene encoding tyrosine-protein kinase receptor torso isoform X4, producing the protein MQSFKSTTMSWFATFVLLVLQGVAVTFCELTFDDALLLATCILECEDIECMRNCTQKPKNIKALDEEAQANFTLVCQDVEYIAITHSPGLFIIDRRMKFGNWSDPLITNLTKESITGLSPGTRYQFRLHRIFIDGFSKPEETDWIETKKDAYIPSGVEQVSQKSLEVDSENPLRMRLVVSFTPNKERSCVYEVICRTVVNINKLITLQEPTIFEANFEGLELGVEYTIQAAALTRSSSTSTKTSMIVRTPTCLEIYGNLTMCAPPEVTGLNAEAIPLGNNTYNVIVTWDEPKLIPDFFVVYLHPIDIISGHLLTCNVSGNSTEAIFTEVQIPSQYDVAIGGSSAGGLGKYVRANFRAEPKSTNVSRELIISKTGTIVMTLLAIVAIVVGTVACAYHRHGRRNVRETRSNNFKNITEGHLIAPYQSPDQKDAAREMIKDVGDPEPFVVGVKIKSLLTAMDEYEIDPELLEIKRVLGRGAFGIVRLGSLRDNRGHYTDVAVKMLRENPSAEDLRDFEREIRMMKSVGQHPNIVSLVGCCTIKPRPFLIVEFCSKGDLLFFLRAVSLRKNTMGVETRYPGINDPDRGLQIHEEATVSVITSRNRYETTPPSSSPNGVPVGDERKKDLSSSPVSEDVRVTSSVANRGYDLDQDSSNATETVTVTDLLNFGRQIATGMEFLSSNRVVHRDLAARNVLVCEDRTVKISDFGLSRDIYQENVYKKQGNGRLPVKWLAIEALTHQVYSTYSDVWSFGILLWEIVTLGSSPYPGIPANEILKRLRSGYRMERPPNCSAALYNLMLSCWIEKPRDRPTFTVLRQQLDKLLCLTADNKYLELNDVSKTSFSDIAGEWFPI